Part of the Rhinoderma darwinii isolate aRhiDar2 chromosome 2, aRhiDar2.hap1, whole genome shotgun sequence genome, GCAATGTTCTGTTGACTAGTCTTTTGGGTTTCAGGCATAAATCTGCCCTTCTTCAGGCCAGGAGACAGGATCTCTGTATGTAGTGGCGGCTGCATGCCATATGCTGAAACAAAAAACGGTCCATATGCTGGGGGACATAATGCTTGTCTGCATAACTACTTTACCCTACTGTATTGCAAAATAATCtgatggttaaaaaaaataaaatatatatatataaaaatgttaatttgaaaaataaaatgactaCAACAGTACAAGTTTACATTTGTTGTCTGTTCTTGTACATGAATCTTAATATGAATAATAGTGGTTAAAATCTCAATTTATGATAGGTGGGGGGAGGGGTTAGAAAGACTAGCAGAAGAGAAAAAGTGGAGAAGAAGCCCATAGAAAGCAATTCGGTTGCTGTTATTATTTTCTAAGGTGCATTGAAAAGCTAAAATCTGACTAGTGCAAGGGAAAAAGAACCATTTATAATAAATCCTCAACATTGAGTTTCAGATCTGCACCATCTTACCTTATGCTTGTTTAGGGACATGTAAGCAAACAATGAAAACAAAGGGAGTTGTCCATGCATGTCCATGAACAGAGTTCTATTTTGCTTTATCAGATTTCTCCCTTTTGCACTTTGGTAAGTTTTACAATACTGATGGCTGGGTGTagcgatacagtaaaggaccagtaGCTTCAGAGAACAGCTGTCAATCACACCGCAGCCCTGCCCACAATGAGCTGCTCAGCATTGAAAACAATGTAAGCAGCGCCACAGTGGTATGTATGGCATTTTTTAATTCCACTGCAAGGTTACACAGTTATACTTTTATTATACGATGCCACAACATAAATTTGTTTCATATAGGTTAAActcaaagaaattattttatggtacatatatatatatatatatatatatatatatatatatataagactgcTATAAAGAGTGATCTGTTCACTACATGTGTCCCTTCCCTGCACCTTTAGATTTGTTTGGAAAcccttaagggctcattcagacgagcgtgttcctcgtccatctgctgcgcatttaaatcatttacagcacacggacccatgcaattcaatggggccattcccaAATgaattgtttttcacgcagcatgtgaccTTTGCATGTATCTCACTTCATGTCCTATGTGGATGCGTTTTCACCGCACACGGACTacatccgtgtttcacgcatcaaatacatCGAAAAGCcgagacataaaaaataaaaagaagtgcttgcacggacgtgaaaaccgcatgccacacgcaaagcacactgatgccaatgcgCAACAcacaagaaatgtaggaaaaatgctgctttttttacgcgcgcaaatctgacatgctcgtctgaatatagcctaagaGGATGGAATAAGAAAAGTAATAAAGCTGGTGAGGAAAACAGCCATGCTGAACTAGGCAGAAATATTGATTGCAATACCTTAATATGATAGATAGTGGTCCTGGGACACTGGAATATAGTACGAGAGGGAAGTTATAACACAGGTGGGTGGAGGGGCAGCGTCCGCAGAGCAGATCCCTTACACAGTTAAATGCAAATTCCTCTTTCCCAGCTGTGTTGCTGATATCTTGCTGTTTGCATAGCTCATACGCCACCTACTGCAAAAGCGAGCAGACAGCTCATGCAACGCTGGCAGCGTTTTCATTCCATCATCGTGGCAGAACTGAATAcaactcttttttatttttcttcgaaACCAAACAAGAACGAGGCCAGATAGCGAACATAACACACAGTTGCTCAGAATGGAACGCAGAACCAACAGAAGGGAGAAGGAGTGTGATGACAAATGCCACAATTCAGAAGACGGAGACCAAAGCACAAACTGCAAGACGGCTCTAGTTACCCTTAATGTTGGTGGATATCTGTATATCACCCAAAAGCAGACCCTATCCAAGTACCCGGACTCTTATCTTGAAGGTGTGGTGAACAAGAAGATTTTCTGCCCCATTGACACAGATGGGCACTACTTCATTGACAGGGATGGACTATTGTTTAGGCATGTTCTAAACTTTCTCCGTAATGGAGAACTCTTACTACCGGAGGGCTTCCAAGAAAATCACCTTTTGGCAAAGGAAGCCGACTTCTTCAAGCTGAAGGCATTGAGTGAAGCTGTAAAAGCAAGGTGGGAGAAGGAACAGCAGGCGGCCAAAGAAACCACTTTTCTAGAAATCACAGACAACCATGACCGGTCTCAggggctgcggattttctgcaatgctCCGGACTTCATCGCCAAAATAAAAGCACGCCTAGTCTTGGTTTCTAAAAGCAGACTAGACGGCTTTCCTGAGGAGTTCTGCATTTCCTCCAATGTTATCCAGTTTAAATATTTCATCAAGTCAGAAAACGGGACACGGCTGGTGCTGAAGGAAGACAATACCTTTGTTTGTACCTTAGAAACTCTCAAATTCGAAGGCATCATGATGGCACTCAAGTGTGGCTTCAGACTCCTGACAAGCCTGGACTGCTCGAAAGGGTCAATCGTGCAGAGCGACGCACTTCATTTTATCAAGTAATTACTCGATCACAAGACAAAAGCATGAAGCCTCATTACACAGCAGCAGTCTGGAATAACAAAGCATACCCTGCAAGCAAGAGAGTCCTGCTGCCAACCGGTACATAGGAGACAATGGTATGTCCATTCCACTAAAAACAGtgtcccccccacccccatttacacATCCTCTTTATGTACCAGGCTACGGTCAATGAAAGGGTTAACTCTCCATCCTTCACCCAGACAATCGTGGCGAACTGTTGTGTGTACTTGTATGAGTTACAGAGCAGCAAGTGCTCAGCAGGTCTCCATAAAGCCTCGGCTTCAGGATTTGGTGGAAGGACTCCGATTTCCTTCCCATCTACAATCAATATCATTTTATGATCTACACAGACATATTAAATTGTGTTTACGTGGAGGAATATTTTCTCTTCACAGCCAGTTGTTCTTAGGAAAAACAAAAATCCAGACGGTGAACGCTGTGATAGTTTACTAGAAAGGCTTCATTTGAGAGTCATTTTCTTGGAGTGGATTTCCAGGGTCCTAAAATGTGACTGTTACTTTGCATGTTTACACTGTACAGGTTACCGGAGGTAAGAGGCACAAGGAGTTTACCAAATGGTGGGAGGTATTTGGCATAGCTGGGAGTACCAAGTAGTagaaaacattcacatgtgatcaaTGActacttgagggtatgttcacacgcaaaatcaaaaaatggcagaaaatgatggagcggttttcaagggaagctgtttttccattgaaacaatgaaaaactgctccaaaaccggctcaagaagtcacatgctcctttttacgtgccgtttttaaaacagcggtgtaAAAGCTAGCGTTTTAAgtttacgccccaaaatacgcctgataactgtgcgtgtgaacatacccttaaaggttgGGTTTACCTGCAGGGAATACCAAGGAGATCTAACTATTTATCCATTTCTATTCCAGCTAATAACTAAAGCAACTATTTTACTTTACCTGCTTTTGCATTTTACCAATTCAATTGCTTTTATTGCTACAACTGTATTGAGTTAATGTGAGAGTAAAAGCCCCATAATGGGGAGTAGCAGAACTTTATTTTACCAGGATGGAAAACTTTACGGATGCATCTTAGTAAAATACGTCTACATTTTAATGGCAAGCTCGACAATTTTTTAGGTCACCTGTTGTCTACAATGTTCTGCGTACACCCAACCTAAATCATGACAAAAGAAGTTATTCAATCGGTTGAGGAACACGTAAAGTGGCTGGAGCCGTAGAGCTTCTAGTCCCACCACCGTCGATAAGCGGCTGGCTACATTTTGCACTATTTCATGTATATGTATAAGAGGTCATTTACATTTgtaaagttttagtttttttttttgtattaaactGTAGTAAATATGATTAATGCCAAGTTTTGCACTATTAAAAAGGGATGTGCGTAAACAGTCAAATATTAAAACTATAGTAAATTTATAAGAAAGCATTAAAACTTTCATCTGAGCCATCGATACATGAAATAGCTAGCGCCACCCAAAATGAACATATCAGTACTGCTCATAAGATATATTGTATTCAGCTACTCGCTAGTTTGCCACAAGAGAAGACCATGGGAGaaaaagttgttttgtttttttaatgaaaaagataaaaaaaatataaaataaatccaaaagcaaaaatttttttttataaaaaaacaaaaacagaaatctCTTTATAACTTCAATGTTGAAGTTATTgtatatactaatgtattgtatatataatatcGGTTTGGTATTATCAGGGCtcaggtaaggccacacggaacgGCACTGACTGGCTACGATGCGGCCATTTACCGCACCAGTACAATGTTTGGCGCGGCTGTCATACTGCCGGTTAATGGCCGCGCATTGTTGTGGGTAAAACGCCCCTTTACCTGAAAAAACGTGCGCCTATAAAGGGTGTATTTATTAATagacgcacgattttgcaggtaaagggcagtTTTACCAGCAACAACTTTCCTTTCCCAGGTTAAGTACTTGGCTTGACTTAAGAAGGGAAATGTTCAACTCCAGTCAAAAGCACAACTTATTTGAGAATATTTAGGATTTAAAGGAATGTGTCTGTACTTTTTAACCATCCAAACTGCCGACCCCTTTAGGGTCCTTTTACGCCAGACAATTTTGGCAGTAAAAACTATCCCCATTTGACGAGGCATCCTGTTGATAGTCGCTCATTTGGTCCttgcacaaggagctatgattagTATTATAgaaggacgagcgatcgttattaCGAACGCTCGCCCACTTGCATGTCCATCATGTTAGCAGCACTTCTTGCTTACAcagagatgtgttgccgacaacgataatattttatgctgcataaATTATACGATAAGCCGATGAACGAGCCgttgcttgttcatcagctgatcgttgccctgtttatacagggcaaggaCCGGGAACGAGCAtttataggctatgttcacagaattttttgcagacagattttgatctgcctgcacgccgtttgccgtgttaTTCACTGCGGTTTTCGcttgtggccattgagcgccgtggcaaaaaacgcagcaaaatacgctttctctgcctcccattgatgtcaatgggtggtcagagacgtaaacgccgaaaatagggcatgtcgcttcattttcccgcgagactgtttttccgctcgtgggaaaaaaacttctccgattgaaatcaataggaggcattttcggccattttttggcgcattttccgcgtcaaaaaaactctgtgtgaactggcccttaggctctgttcacaacatTTGGACTTTGTGTGCGACATATATGTTGAGAAAATCTCCCAATGTACGCAACGGTAAACCCCACAGTTGCATACATCTCCATTATGTTGTGTTCACTTCTGCGTTGGAGGTTAAGAGCCTACATCGCAGATTTTGTCATATTTGCCTGacgatagcgcagcatgcagcggCAAGCATGCAGCAAAATGATGGATACCCAACGGAACCTAAGTCAATGATTTCTGCCATGCGCCATTGGTTTCAGTCATGCAATGGACCCGGCACTTCCATTTTCCTGTTTTTATGTGTCTATGACGGCATAGAGAAACAGAAAATCAAgcccagatgtgaacaaagcccaaatccccattgtaaaaaaaaattattatttttaaaaaaaaattgaattgtgaacacagcctaatgtaGGGACATTCAGATTGGCGGGTAGTAGTCTGCAAACATCATTTTAATACCAATAAAATCAGTAGAAAGAGAAGAATGCATTTGCATAAGCTTTCTTTGACATGCAATCTGTCATTCACTACCAAGTAGGATCAGGTTCagatttattgtaattacacattATGCTTCatagcatttacaccaaaatcagTCATATCTGCACAAAAATATTATGCTGCTCCGACTAAGCACACAAAAATTGGGGAGACTCGTTTAGACCCGACAGGATCATTATACTCAGTTATATGGAGTGGTCACCTGGAAAGCTGCAGACCATGTAACAATTCACACTATTGCTGCCTGCAACAGCAGTCCTGCTCAACCCGCTCTGCAAGACAGGCAATCCCGATAATAAAactaatatacacacacagcaagcTCAACTTATGGCAATAATATTGTCAGGAGAATAGCAGCGATTCCCAGAGGGCTCAGGCTTGACACAGGAAACATGACTTATTATATGTAACGGCTCCCAATTCCCAGAATCATGGGGCCAGGTCTTCCTGCAGCAGACTGCTGTGTCCTGAATATATAGTGCATGTGACTGTCCTGCAGATGTGGGGTCATACCTATTACCGGCAAAATTCTTCACCAAGAATATTTAGATCAATAAGATGCCTCATTACTACCTAGAGTCTGGAGATGTTCtcacattcatatatatatatatatatatatatatatatctatctatctacacacacacttatactgtGAATTAATTTCCCTAGAGCAGATGCCATAGACTGAGGCTATAGAACAAGGTAGGAGTACATAGATGATGTATCAGAAAGGAGTACATGGAGTTCTTTACATATCTCATCTAGTAAGGGTTGATCAACGGAGATGTGCTTTAGGGGACAAGCGAATACTGCTATTACAACATGAGAGCTCATCTAAACTAGCTTTATGTGCCAAAGGGGTTCAAGGATAtcttataaaatattaaaatgtttaCAAATAGAACGGTGAGGTTTTCTTATCACTGCATCTATAGGGAACATTTACTGCCATAAAGATGGACATATGAATGAAACTGCCAAATAGATGGATACTGGTCAAGTAAGCAGTCATATGAAAACCTTGATGGAAGTCACCGACTACAGATGTGCAGTCTAATGGAGAATGGGATATGCACAAAATGATCCTCCTGTCAACAAAGACAATAGACTCATGAAGAATTGTATGGCTTGTATAAACGGATAAAACCAGATCTTCCTTAGCACACCAGGCTCATATGTTACCCTAACTGTACAATCAGACTAAGAGTTGGAGAAAGTTGGGGAAAGGTCATTGCACCTTCTTGGAAATGGACTACAGCAAACAAAAAACCTGGATTTGGCAGATGCGAAAGCTGAACTATGTAACACGATAGAAAATGAAAATACACTGTAGCACTGAAACTTCAGacttccaaacaaaactactgcagttgtgtgtgtgctttatttatgtgaaaaaataattaaCCATACATAAAAAGTAGCTTGTAAGTATGCATTAAATTATTATAATCACGGAGAAACCCACATAGAGGAAGATCCTGTGTCATTTGTATATACAAGAGGACATGGCTACATAGATCacttgtttaaaaataaaagacacAAAATAGAGGGTCTTCTGCTTGTTTACGGAGAGTTctacttaacccctttaggacacagcctgttatggccttgtggacacaggtgattttttcaaatctgacgtgtcactttatgtggtaataactctggaatgcttttacctatccaagcgattctgagattgttttctcgtgacatattgtactttaggttggtGAAAAAATTTgggcgataaattcaatatttatttgtgaaaaacttcaaattttagcaaaaattatttcaatttagaaaaatggtaatttttgctgTGTTTGCTTGTAATACAGATAgtagtaccacacaaaatagttactagttaacatcccccatatgtctactttatgtttgcatcagattttttcatgtacttttatttttctagaacgttacgaggcttagaactttagcagcaatttctcatattttcaagataaTGTCAATagggcattttttcagggaccagttcagttctgaagtggttttgagggccttatatattagaaagtccccataaatcaccccattttgaaaactgcacccctcaaagtattcaaaaccacattcagaaagtattttaaccctttaggcgttttacaggaattaaggcaaagtagaggtgaaatttacaaaattaaattttttttgccgcaattcatttgtaataaaaaaaaaatctgtaacacagaaggttttaccagagaaacgcaactcaatat contains:
- the KCTD4 gene encoding BTB/POZ domain-containing protein KCTD4; translated protein: MERRTNRREKECDDKCHNSEDGDQSTNCKTALVTLNVGGYLYITQKQTLSKYPDSYLEGVVNKKIFCPIDTDGHYFIDRDGLLFRHVLNFLRNGELLLPEGFQENHLLAKEADFFKLKALSEAVKARWEKEQQAAKETTFLEITDNHDRSQGLRIFCNAPDFIAKIKARLVLVSKSRLDGFPEEFCISSNVIQFKYFIKSENGTRLVLKEDNTFVCTLETLKFEGIMMALKCGFRLLTSLDCSKGSIVQSDALHFIK